CCTGGGCACCAATTTTTTTGTACTGGGGCAAGTCTTTTTGGAAGCCCCTGGCCTCGATGGTGCAACCCCCGGTGAAATCGCGGGGGTAGAAATAGAGAACCAGCCACTGGCCGGCAAAATCGGCGAGTGCCAATTCGGCAGGGATGGCCTCACTCACTTCGCCAGCCACCGATGGCTGTACGCCGGCCAGCCGGAACTGCGGGGCCGGTTGCTGAAGAGCCGGCAGGGTTCCTCCCAAGGCAAAAGCCTGCTGGCCAGAGACCAACAGGCTTGCTATGAAAATGAAGATGGGTAGAAGCAGTCCTGTAGCAACTACAAACCTTCGCCTAACCATGGTTTTTGAAGATTCTGACTTCGATCAGATCTTGGCCAGATTAATGCCAAGCTCCTTGGCATAGGGGCCCAAGCCCTTCTTTTGGATGGTCTTGAGGGCCCGGGTCGAGACCCGAATTTTGATGAAACGCTTGCCTTCAGCCCACCACAGACGACGCTCCTGCAGGTTGACCTGCTGGAGCTTTTTGGTGCGCACGTGGGAGTGGCTGACAGCCATGCCGTTGTTTGCGCGCTTGCCGGTGAGTTGGCAGACCCGGGACATAAC
This genomic interval from Cyanobium sp. WAJ14-Wanaka contains the following:
- the rpmB gene encoding 50S ribosomal protein L28, whose product is MSRVCQLTGKRANNGMAVSHSHVRTKKLQQVNLQERRLWWAEGKRFIKIRVSTRALKTIQKKGLGPYAKELGINLAKI